From Camelina sativa cultivar DH55 chromosome 5, Cs, whole genome shotgun sequence:
GGCCTATCGATCTACGTAAGTCTAGCtgtgttctctttcttttgctaTCCTCGTAGCTCAATCATATCTTTAAACAATCTTTCGTGGACAATATTACATCCATATTGTTCTGCAGAGGAagataaatacgttttgttattGTCGGGGCTGTGCATTGGAAGCAAATCGGCTAATCCCCTGCAATTTCAGCTTCTTGTTGACCATATAACTGGACATCTCGGAGATGAGGAGGTTCAAATCTTTTTAACTTTCAGAttcttcaatatattttctttccttaATCTGTAATTTATGCCTTTATGGTTTGAACAGGAACAAGGCCTTGCAGCACAGATAGTACATGTGGTTATAGCTGGAAACTCTGTTGAATTTCCCCGTAAACTCATTAATGGACAGGTACTCATAACTTTCAATGCTAATATTTTCTCAGATACAGTTTCATTTATCTGCCACAGTTACGACTTATGATCTTCGTTGGTTGATTTTTTGCAGAACTTGGCCTCAAAAGATCAATCAACACTATATGAGCCCATCAAAGAGCTTGATATCATGTTAAACCAGGTCACTTAACCAGATTTACCTGTGGGTTATCGATTCTATTGAGATGAAAATTCAAATTCTTGTTCTTTTGTGGATTTTCTTAGATAGCTGCAGGAGTTTCAGTAGATATCATGCCAGGCCTGAATGATCCAGCAAACTTCGCATTGCCTCAGCAGGTTTGTAGATACATACATAAATATCCAAACACTGAATTTGTATCTCTAAATCTGATTCATAAGCCTTCTCTTCTGTTCAGCCTCTGAACAGATGTCTTTTCCCGGGATCCGCACCTTATAACACCTTTCGATCATGTACAAATCCTCACTCATTTGATGTCGATAATATCAGGTGTGGTTGTTATTAAGAATGGATACAATCTCTCTTATTCTTACAACGATATAATTGCTTGAGTTTATCTGACTGCAAATCTACAAACCTCAATTGGGATTTGACATTTTGCAGATTTCTTGGAACATCTGGTCAGAACATTGATGACCTTGACAAGTACTCGGAGGCTGAAAGCAAGcttgattttgttgaaagaACGCTGAGGTGGAGACATCTTGCTCCCACTGCACCTAATACGCTTGGTAAGAAAGAGCTCATGTCCCCTGCAAATTAACTTTTTTGAACAAAGCCCTCTCAGTAAAAAGAAAAGGGACGATATTCTCTTTTTAGTCATTTGGTTTTTGATTCATTTGCTTGTAGGTTGTTATCCTTTCACCGATAGAGACCCTTTCTTGATTGAAACCTGCCCTCATGTCTACTTCGTTGGGAATCAAGATAAATATGACAACCGTTTGGTAAAGGGTATAACCTCCCTTACACAGCGactataaataacataatagtTTATCTTTTTCGAACAGtgctttaagttttttttttattgggaaATATGAATGCTGCAGGGTCTGAAGGGCAGCTTGTCCGGTTGATCTGCATTCCTAAGTTCTGTGATACCGGTATTGCTGTTGCGGTGAGTTGAAATTTTAGCAAATTCTACTCCATATTCTTTCATAAATTGCAAAACCTGTATCTATGAAAAACTTGTATCTCAAAATCATCATAATTATTTGCAGGTGAACCTAAAGAATCTGGAATGTCATACTCTAAGCTTTAGCACTCAGATAAGCTAATATCATAATATTGAGCTGTTACTTTGGTAGATTCTTCCTGTCTTGGAAGTGTAATCTTGAGCTTTTTCACTAATTCTCTTAAGTTCTATGTTATTTCTTATGAAACTTCCAAATCTCATTGGTCTTCTGTCTTCATTTGGATAATCTTTTTGTCCtagtaatttgttttctttcaagtttcaactaaTAATATCTCGACCGACGTGTTTTGAATAAGATCTATAGTTATTTTAAAGACTAATAAATAGCAATTAATTGggcttttataaattttggatcTAAAATTCATAGAGTCAACGATTCAtagttttaatgaaaatcatgaaAATTGGACTTAAAAGTTCCACTTCAAATTTTGGTATATCTAA
This genomic window contains:
- the LOC104785163 gene encoding DNA polymerase delta small subunit isoform X2, with product MESMEIDSEKVHERKQSDYNYLDERFEIQKEMYRGQQYSQIYFARLHLMRTLLYSLAPTWKPHLPVCKVLGLEEGKECIIVGTLFKHMKLKPCVLDEYSKERSVTPLVKPHNFMHPDDNLILEDESGRVKLGGSALSPAIYVTGVVVALHGKETSAGEFFVEDVLEAGLPPQIERPIDLQEDKYVLLLSGLCIGSKSANPLQFQLLVDHITGHLGDEEEQGLAAQIVHVVIAGNSVEFPRKLINGQNLASKDQSTLYEPIKELDIMLNQIAAGVSVDIMPGLNDPANFALPQQPLNRCLFPGSAPYNTFRSCTNPHSFDVDNIRFLGTSGQNIDDLDKYSEAESKLDFVERTLRWRHLAPTAPNTLGCYPFTDRDPFLIETCPHVYFVGNQDKYDNRLVKGSEGQLVRLICIPKFCDTGIAVAVNLKNLECHTLSFSTQIS
- the LOC104785163 gene encoding DNA polymerase delta small subunit isoform X1 yields the protein MESMEIDSEKVHERKQSDYNYLQDERFEIQKEMYRGQQYSQIYFARLHLMRTLLYSLAPTWKPHLPVCKVLGLEEGKECIIVGTLFKHMKLKPCVLDEYSKERSVTPLVKPHNFMHPDDNLILEDESGRVKLGGSALSPAIYVTGVVVALHGKETSAGEFFVEDVLEAGLPPQIERPIDLQEDKYVLLLSGLCIGSKSANPLQFQLLVDHITGHLGDEEEQGLAAQIVHVVIAGNSVEFPRKLINGQNLASKDQSTLYEPIKELDIMLNQIAAGVSVDIMPGLNDPANFALPQQPLNRCLFPGSAPYNTFRSCTNPHSFDVDNIRFLGTSGQNIDDLDKYSEAESKLDFVERTLRWRHLAPTAPNTLGCYPFTDRDPFLIETCPHVYFVGNQDKYDNRLVKGSEGQLVRLICIPKFCDTGIAVAVNLKNLECHTLSFSTQIS